Below is a genomic region from Vicia villosa cultivar HV-30 ecotype Madison, WI unplaced genomic scaffold, Vvil1.0 ctg.000685F_1_1, whole genome shotgun sequence.
GTTCTACATGACCGTTGCTAAAAGAGGAGCAAAGGGAATTAGAAGATGACCCTGATGAAGTTTTCACTTCAAAATCTCTCACTGAATCGGCGTTATTACCGCTCATTTTGGTAAGATAAAACGGAGGATGCtgaaaaacttgaatgataaagaTACCTTGTTAAAGAAGGTTAATGAaacatgaaaaattaaaaatgcgAAAAACTTTACGAAAAGCTCTAAGTCACTTTTAGTAGTGCTCTTAGGGGAAAGGAACGAAAATGTTTCTTTGGAAATGTAACCGAAAGCTTAAAAGCTAAAAGTTACGAAAACTATAAACTTTTTAACTCATCGTATTTATAAGCAATGAGTCTTGAAGCATCAAGACCAATTGTGAACATGGATCATTAGATCAATGAATATATTTCCACTTATTGATACACACCAACTCGAGTTCACTTAAGTATTCTCTAAACCGCGCCATACTCTAACTGGTCACGTTATCACACATGTTAGGAATGGTTGATGAAGGTATCAGTGTTAAAACCGATTTAAATGTGCTTGTCCCCATTACTTTTCAAAAAATTGATCCCTAAGCAATTCAGTTATGCTCCACGCCGGACTACAATATAAATGTCGATCAATAATACTTAAGACTTACCCCATCTATTTCAGTGCTTGATCAAGCATTGGGGGAAACTATTCTGGATCGACCAAAGGCCTAATCGACCAAGGCCTACTCCAAATAAGACCCACTCTACTCGACCCAACATATGAAACAGTTTCCATGCTATGAGATGGTACACAATCTATGATCTTCAATTTCACCATACTCTTCTTTAATCTTGAAGTAACTTgggcgttggagtgctaaccatgcAGATCCACCCTACGCCACCGTAAAGGAGGTCGAAGCCATCGTTCAAGACCATCATCATCATTTCATCATTTATGGTTCTTCCGTGGAATTAAATCATCTATTTCTGCCTCCCGAATTAAACATATATTACTTCATTTATCTCATAAAAACCGTcacatttataataataataataataataataataataataataataataatagtaataataataataataataataataataataatatcatttatttttcaaagtaaattttttttagtctttttcaaagtaaaattaaTTTCGTTtagttgaaagaaaaaaaaggaggtgctaaTATTAGCGCCACTCAGAAAAGCCCGTATATTGATTGGACCAGTCACATAAGAAACTGAGCCCATATCGATAACACTTATCTAGCCAGATTTGATTTTCCCTCCATTGAATCTCATCTCAAAACAGAGGAATGGCAACGGAAGGAGTAGGTGGAAGCGGTAGCAGCAGCGAAGTGGAAAACGACTTGGAAATGAAGCTCTTACGCGACAGATTCAGACTCTCCGCAATCTCAATCGCCGAGTCTCAAGGTTCAATTCTTCTCACACTCTCTTCTCGTTTACGATTCGAGATCCTAATTCTCATTCACGATTCACAGCAAACAAAAGCGGCATGGAAGTTTCGAACGTCGTCGTCGCTTGCGTCGCTGATTTGGCCTTCAAATACACCGGTAATGTACAGTTATTGTTCTTCGTGTTCTTCGAATTAAAAAACCTATGATTACAACGTGTATGAAGTAATTTCTATTACAATGATAATTTTACATGTTGATGGATTAATTAGGTATAGTTTCCATTTGTATGTTGATTATTGAGTAATTGAGTTCATAATGTTGAGATTAAAGTAACTGTTATGTGAGCAGAGCGGTTAGCTAAGGATCTTCAACTATTCTCACAGCATGCAAATCGTAAATCTGTAAATATAGAAGATGTCATACTCTCTGGTTAGTTTTGAAATGTTTTGGCATTGGCTTTTTTGTTGATTATATTGTTTgtgtatattttgtttttaagaatctgaatgaattaTCGAAAAAGTAATTGTAGTGTGTGTTTTGGTTCAGCGCATCGAAATGAACATCTATCTGGCTTGTTGAGGACTTTCTCCAATGATTTAAAAGCCAAAGATCGTCAATTTGAGCGGAAGCGAAAGAAGAATGACAAAACAACTGTTTAGTGCGGATATTGCTATGATTTTAAATTGGCCTCTATTCTTGGACTTGTTACCTGTTTTGGTATATCGATTGGTATTATTCCATCTTTATGGTCTTATGCATCCTTTGGAGCTTAATAGTTAATATCAGCCAATGCTAAAGAGTTAGTCTATGTAAGGCAAAGAAATGTGCTTTATATACTTGTATAAATATTCTAGGTCAAACAGACTTATTTTTGCAATGCCTATTTTTTGGTGCTTGTAAGTATTAATCTAGCTAGTTGACTCTGTTGGAAAAATGAGAACCACTTGACTCAGGTCTAAATGAGAGTGTGGACTGGCCATATTAACAGGTGTACATTATGTCTCCTAGCAAATCCTGAAATTGGATCACGTTATTATGATCTATGTCCAATAATAATCTATGTTGAATACAAAACTAATCACCCAAAATTAGAAGGAATTCAAAATCCTGGAAATCTTTTAGAGAGCATAGAAAGTAGAAACAGAAGCATAATTGTCATTATGATCTTGTTTCTGTTACGACAAACCCAAAAAACATATTCTACAGGTTGAGTCTAATAgactaatatattaaaatttgtgGAGTGGCAGAAAAACTGCTTGTTTGAATTGCTCATCTTCTTCGCCAGGTTTGCTTGGTAAATTCTTTGAGCCACCACATAATGCCTTATTATCTACCTTTGACCATATGGTATGAAGGTTGGTAGAGGAAAGAACCTCAATTAGACCAGGGTTGTTGTTTCAAAGAAGCTTTCTTGGAATGTAATAGTACATTCTAATAATTAGTAATTGTTACATTCTAATAATTAGTAATTGTTTTGTCTTTCATGGAGAGTGACGGACTAAACTAAGTGGTAGAAAAATGAGTAAAAAACTGGAGGCTTAGATGGAGGATGATGTATTAAATTTGGAAGTGTGCGATTTTTACAGAGTAGCATAAAAAAACTATGGTCTCTACGGGATCAATCAGCtcttagaatttgaattgaatatAATTTAACTTTACAAATTCTGATTGTACGATATGAAGTACCACCGGAGCAACATCACTCTCGATGTGGGACTAAGTGTCCAATTTCATAAACACCATCTAAGCTCAATATAAGTTAGTAATGTGGGATTAAAGTACCGGCTTACTCAGTGTCTGGAAATTTCCTTCTGAAATGTGTATTTATAGTCTAAAAGCGCCATTCTATAACATAATAAAAGAAATTGTAAGTAAATTTACAGGCAAAACAAAACCACATATCAAAACaatgcaataaaaaaaaaaaaagaaatttcaagTAAATCTACGGTAATaactttgaacttttaaaataaattattaaaaaatattatatatatatatatatatatatatatatatatatatatatatatatatatatatataaattattataatattaaagattaaaattattataatataaaaaacctaataaagtatagataataatttattaatattataatgtatattaaaattaatatatttttcaaataatatatttttatatatttaataaataaactaaatgaattaataatttcttttaatatttcaaaaatattaaccGTGAAttgtttatgatttattttatttagtacgtttatatttgtgatttttaaaaaataaatttttagataaaattacCAAAATGaacaaaatggattttttttataggatATATGAAAAATATGAGGTGAATagaaattttttttctcttttaaaaaaacaaaaaaacttaaCTAAGGCGACTAAAGATGAATCATATTAcagcatgaaaaaaaaaaagaagatgaatCATATTACGCACATGATTTAATACACCCCCCAAACCCACGGGATCTATTCACACCCAAATCCAACGGACCAAGATTGGAACGATGCAACTAACACAACCATTGTTTTGAGGATTCCTTTTTCAACTCTGTGTGTTGTTCACCAACTGAGATGAAAAATCAAGAGAAATTATCAATTGCACTTGCATTCATATACCTCCTCACAAATTTGCGGTGAAAATTCCAAAATATCCTTATGATTTGGATATGAATATATGAagacacatttaaaaaaaaagaaggtgAATTCGCATATGCACATCCGAagtcaccatttaaaaaaaaatattttccgaTATCCATGCCCGAAATAATTTGGGGTATTTCATAAAACGCAAACAACCACCCTCACTATTTGCGTTCTCTTCAAACACCAAATTTTTACTTCTAGTTCATTTTTACAGTCTCATTCAAGCATTCCTACTCTACAAGTTCCATTCAAGCATTCCTAAAAGCTCGAAGCTCATTTCAAGTTCTActcaaaattccaaaaatttgtAAGTTTCCTCTACTTTCTACCTCTAGCTAAAAGTTGTTATTATGGTTGTTAGAATTTAGGATAATGTGTAGGTTAAAGTTATTGTACTTTAATGATAGTGTTTAGATGGAAAAAATAGGATTTTGGATGACTTAGGGCAAGAAAAGGAAGTTCGTAAAAAATAGTTGTTCGCAGGTTATTTCAGAAGTGCATATCCGTAATAACCTCTAACcagtttcggatatgcacttctgAAAATTTctctgagttttttttttttcaaatatgttTCATATTCTTACCTGTGACATTTTTTCAGGAAAATGACTGACAACCAGGCACCGACCGATCGACTTAGACATGGGAGGCCAACCCAAACGTCCTCAACTCGGCGCGAGAGAGCCGCACAACAAGGAGTGACTCGGGAACAGGGTCGAGTCCAAGTCCAAATGAAAGAAACGCCTACAGGATCCTCATCAGCACCGAGGAGTCGGGTGTCTCGGCCATCTTCCTCTCGTGAGGTTAgtcaggaggaggaggaggaggaggaggaggtaccTGAGGTTCACCCAGAGCACGACAATGATGCTCAAGACGCACAGGAGGGCGGCTATCCGGGAGTGTCTTCAGACACGTCTGTCTTAATATACTATCATGACCATGCCGCTCGACATATTAGGGACGACGAGGTTGTTTTTTATTACACTTTTTAATTTAAACGGTTTACTTACAAATAGTTGAAATGAATTTAAAAGGCTTATCTAGGATCCAATAACTAACATTCTTttttgggttaatgaactttttggtccctctaaatattgcagatttcgtttttagtcccttcaaaattttcctttaagaaatcgtcccttcaaaatttttcatctaaactattggtccctaatgtcaaatttgctagagattagctacgactttagctactaattagctacgaaattcgacgttagggaccaatagttcagaagaaaaattttgaagggacgatttcttaaaggaaaattttggagggactaaaaatgaaatctgtaatatttaaagggacgaaaaagttcattaacccttcttttttttcttttctgtgaCAGGAATGGATGCCCATAAAACCCGTGAGTCATTCACGAAAAATATTTGATCTATTTAAACCATAGGTTGAGTGGgttaatgttgttgttgctggATCCGGACTTGGCGGGTTATGCTGTACCAAATGTATTACCAtaagccacggcatgcagggggcatttttCGAAAGGTGTGACATGGAGACGTTGTCTTTCCACTTTCCTATTGGGGAGTTGACGACCACATTGCATGATGTGGCCTTTCTGCTCCACTTGCCTATCAGAGGGAGGTTACTGAACCATTTATAGATACAGAGGGTTGAGGCCATCGAGTGGATGGTGGATTATCTGGGTATGAACCTATATATGGCCGATTTTGAGTGTAGGTTAACGAATGGGGCGCATGTTCGATTCTCCACCCTAAAGGAGATTTATGAGCACCACTTGGTAGTGGCAGCTGGGGCCGAGGATGAGGAGGATGAGGGTTTTGTTGAGTACCACCGAGCCTGTGCTCTGcggtgttggttcatgttcttggttaACACATCCCTCTTTGTGGACAAAAATGCAACCTACATGGACATGACATACCTCCAGTACTTTATGGATTTGAGTGCAGTTCATAAGTGGAATTGAGGGGCCgccattctggtatacctatatcCGAAGCTGAATGAAGCATGCAACTGGAGGACCAAACAGTTGATTGGGTCTTGCACACTCCTTACggtacatttatttttaattatataactttTAATATGTTATTTGTTAAGTTGTACTAACATATTTTcatatttgtgtttcagagctggatcatctttTACTTCCACTGCATTCATGGCTACGATCTCGATTGTACCGCTCACGATGACATCAATTGGAAGCCTTTTCCTGATTACCTTCGGGTGTTCCCCTTCGACTGCATCTTGTTATATTTCAGATTGTTGGCAtgtgggaccaacaccatggtcagATATCTGCCAGAGTGATGAATCAGACAGTTTGGGCGGTGCAGATGATACCTAGGTCTCCATTTGAGGCAGCTCCCGACACCGTTACCCGCCGAGATCTCATTGCTATCTTtcaggattgggagcatcatttggtgccaaaaGAGTATCGGCGTATACGAGTCATCGAGAGCTGACACTGTGTAAATAAATATGTGATATGGTTTTATCAAGTGTCACATCATATCATGACACCTGATGCTCTTGGACGTCCACCTAAGCCAACGCACGAGGagctcttggagaaccagcaggccgaggatgaccatgccactgatctcctGTCGATATACTAGCAGATACAGTTGATTGAGCAGGAAGCATTGGACAAAAGGATCATTCAGGAGGGTGGTGCAGAGGCGGTTGCCATAATGTGGAGAATGGTCAGTGAGGCGTCTAGTGCGACGGcgtataggaggcagaggaggtcgcaAGGAGTTAGGATTATGCATACTCAGTAGTAGTAGTTGTAGTAGCCTATGTTTTATTTATGAGtttttttggttttgtaataTTACTACATTTTGCATTTATTCGAGCAACgattaatatattttgatattttattttagtctacttattttttattttgattacatTTTATCGGATAAAAGGGGGTATTAAATTTAGTTGTTCCGGTTATAACAATGTAATTTTGTAGTTGTTTTAAAATGAAAGACTCAGAGCAcatttcggatgtgcatatccgGAACCAGTTTATGGtaatttcagatatgcatatccgaaatattttaaaaatgtgaaaagggtgtcttcggatatgcatatccgaagggcATTTTAGGATTTTCAGGGGTGTTTTTCACTCTATATGGGTGCAATGAGAAATTCCCAAAATTAATAATccctataaaatttaaaataagaaaaaaacacGCTAAATGGAAATGTAAAGGTTAAAAAATCCCCTCACCGCTCCACACTCATATCTTAGAGCTTGATTAAAACGATGTTGAAATAATTCGGattttaatttctataattttTACACTTTCCAATCTTCATATGTGTTTGATTTATATGCTCACGTCAgacttttctctcttctttttttattttagaaaatctcATAATTCAAATTAGAGTTCATGAGCaaacttcattttcatcatttttcaAGCTTACTCATTTACTTCCACTACATTCCATTCAAGTCTAAGATAATTTGGGTATatgttgttggtgattttagtatcatcaatgtattttggtagtaatgtgatttactataggccaatgcaattatgcgttaagtttgaaacgagttagggtagtgcggagtgcacgctcgtcgagccaaacgtgtaactgaatacgaataatagaaacggggttccaaggggcgtagcACCTGGCGGGGTTCGaggcagcgccccgtcggggtccaaggggcagagccCCTAGCGGGGTGCGGGCCAGCGCCCCTGGCTGGGGTCCCGCTGCCAGGTCAgcgggcggggtgcggggcaacGCCCCGTTTGAATAGTTGTACCCTTTCCCAACAAACATGACCGttttttccgaaaaggtgtgtctgttcgttttctgttattggtctcctatataaggagtcatttggcctcgattTTGGTACACGAaatatacttcctctctacattctgatctgttctctattgtcagaaaacagattgctcttcgagaactatccccgcaaagatttcgtgaacccagacaagaatagggtcgaaatactttgttcggaaagtgaacgaacacgattcttcgaagatatccaggattatcataccgaaTTTCTAACATTATTCATATTAGAGTTCGCGAGCAAACTTCATTttcctcatttttcaagcttaCTCATTTACTTCCACTACATTCCATTCAAGTCTAAGATAATTTGGGTATATGTAATGTATTCATAGAGCCTAAAATGTGTCTGTTCATTACATTGTCATTCGCAGAAATGTTGATAATATATTTAAGGTGTTTTATGATCATTTGGTTTCAACTGATGTACCCTCTAGTtgacttttcttttatattttgatcataatattttgataatttgtattatagtttatattttgtgaatatttatttttgattatttaataataaatgatgTATGATGGCAACATCCTTACCATCCTTTTGTCAAACTCACAAAATCATCatgtaaaataaaagaatattaaaattttataagcATGACTTTTGTTGTATTTTTAGACAAAGTCTTCAATTTGTACTTTGCCTAAAAAGACACAAAACTGATGTTTATATTTGAAAGAAGGTAACCCAATTTTTGCAATTAGGCGATTTTAAGCCACTGCAATTAGGATTTAGTTTTGAACATTAGAAAACGGATCTAGATCTTCTCCAATTTAATCTCTACTTCCCTATGAGCAGCACTAAATGTGACCTTTAGATTACTTTTTGATTTTATCTttcttttaaatcatcaatatttcATTATTTATTGATCATTGGATATGGAGCAGCAGAGGAAGCTGGAGACAAGGGCAGCAGAAAATCCAAAGACTTATAGCGTGTTTGGTATCATGTTTTCTCAACAAAAATCACGGTGGAATTGATTTTCACCGTAGAAATGGAGAAGCTGCTAGTTCAAGCTTCTATTAGCCGTGATTTTTTTTTGCCGTGATTTTGTTATTTCCAAACACAAACTTAGTAAACATCAATACGTACGACTTAGTCACAGTAGAGGGGCATTATATGTGTGTACATGAGAAAAGTATACTCCTTTTGTctcattttattaactatcaaAATGTGTTTGTGAAAAAGTATACTCATTTTGTGTCATTTTATCTATCATAGCACATTCTTTCAAATaatttgtaattaaaaataattgattttaaattttgtagCATATAAACTGTCATTACTTAGCTCCTTATTCATAATAAAGATATggtatttttttattatcaagAAGAACAAACTGTTATTTAGATCTATGAAGCATAGACACCTCAAATTTGATTCCAACACTGACACGGCGACACttgtaataatttaaaaataataataaattaaacgtaatcacaagtgtcaGTACAAGTGTCTGATACTGACACGGACACGCCGTTTTTCCAGAAGCGTCGGTGCTACATAAATTTAGATACATGTAAATTTTAAATAAGTgacttaattataaatgaacaatGATCttataaattcaattttattaaataatcatataaaaattgtgagatgaaattttttttaacatttgaaaataaaaattatctctaaaataaatataatttttaattaaaataaaatagatactgTGCTAATAATGACCCGTGAGAAAAAAATTGATGCAATGTATAATGTATTTAGATACAAATGCAAAATTTGAAATTACTTATTTAAttgcaaaataaataataattatataaatttaattgtattaaataatcatataaaacgAGAAGAAAAAAAcgtgagatggagaaagaaaaatactactatttaaaaataaggattttgtcttttaaattaagataatggttgattaaaataaaatagatattgtattggtaatgacccgtgagataaataaatttttaattttatttaaataaaaaaatagattattagtatttttagtgataatacacaaatagaagaaaaaatgaaaatgaaaatgagaaagtgtaggaaaaaaatataagagattttaaatattaatgaagagagagagtgagTGTGTAATAGTGTGATTTTAATTTGAAAGAGTGCAATTTTAACTTTCAATGTCCACACATatgattgataaaaaaatatagtaTTATTTTGGCTATTTGTCAAAATACATATTGGCCATTTTACAAGTGTAAAATTTGAATGAAAATGACAAGTTTAAAAATGTCTGCAATTAATTTGTTAATGTTAGATAATAGATGAATTATttatttctaaaagaaaatagttttaaaatgaatggaattttaaaatttgaactcAATTTTATTTATCATCTTTCAAACGTACGTTATATTTAATTGTTAGTATTAGTTGTATCttgacaacaacaaaaaatatagTTGTATCACTTTTAagtcaacaatttttttttttgggaaaaaaaTATACTAGCATATTTGATATACACTCTCCCTTTAGAGGCAAAGCACaaataattttgaataattttgaacttgatgtaatttttttttcatatcattgcaaaaataaatgaataaactgCAGACTTATTGCAACAGAAAGTCTTGGAAGCAAGACTTGGCGAGAGATAGCATGGattaacaacaatttatttttatttttattttttggtaaGCAACAAGAATTTGTTAATTGGAGGGTTTGAATCTCGTTTAACATGTGGTGGAAGTGTTTCTCTTCTGACTCCA
It encodes:
- the LOC131630508 gene encoding protein MHF1 homolog, which produces MATEGVGGSGSSSEVENDLEMKLLRDRFRLSAISIAESQANKSGMEVSNVVVACVADLAFKYTERLAKDLQLFSQHANRKSVNIEDVILSAHRNEHLSGLLRTFSNDLKAKDRQFERKRKKNDKTTV